The region CCGTCCCGGGTTCGCGTGCCCAGGGCCTCAGGGGTGTTTCGAGGCTCCACCGTCATAGTGAAGGGGTCGCCCCACTCCGGAGTCGTGACCAGAGCGGGGGCGGCAAAGAGAGGACCCTCCGCGAAACAAAGAACCGCCGCGGTCAGAAAAATGAGCCGGAACATGAACATGGGATTCTTCATATTTTACCAAACCGCCATCAGCGCGAAGGCACGATCTCGCCCATCCAGTAATAGCCCCACACGGCGGCCTGCTGGGACAGAACGGGCATGTCCGCCTCGTACCAGATAAAGTTGTTGCGATTCACCATGCGAACCAGAGAGTAAATGTTTTCCTTCAGCACTTCGGCGGGCGTCTGGCTTTCACGCAGAATCATCTGATACCAGCTTCGTCCGTTCCAGGCGTAGATGACTTTCGGGTGATTTCCGCGCCAGGCCACGGGAATCGCGGGCTTGTGGAGGATTCCGATGCGATCGACGCTTTGCTTCCAGTTTCCCAGCGCCATGAACCGGGTATTGAAAAACCAGTCCGGGACGTAGGTGGACTGAAGTTTTCCCTCCGGAATTCGGGTCGTACCGGATTTTGGCTGCTGAACGGCTATGGCTCCGGCGTTCTTCCCCGCCGGAGCGGAATTTCTCAGCTGCGGCAGAGTCGAAACCGAGGAGATATGAACGGATTTTGTCCAGGGCGAAAGTCCCGCCATACTCGGAATGACCGACCCCACGATGTAATTGGTGGGCGTCAGAGAAGGGCCGGCATTAGTCCCGTACACCCAAACGCCGTCCCTGTTTTTCGTCACCGGGTAGCCGTCGAAGGTCACGTACCAGTTTGAGGGCATGTCGTAGGGCTTATAAACATAAAAACGCATCCCCGCGTAGGCCGGCTGTTCCACCAGCAGAGGCTCCGCCACGTAGGTTTTGGCGGCGGCGGAGGTCGTCCACAGCCACGCCTCTCCTCCACACCACAGCGAAAAAATCGCTCCTGCCGCAACAAAGATTTTTTTCATAAAGGATCCCTTCCGTTCATGTTCATTTCGCATATGCATTTACGGGTTCGGTTCGTCCATCACGCTTTTGTCCTCCGAAGCGATCTCCTCCGGCGGAGGCGGCGGCACGTAGACCGGCGGCTGTATTGCGTCGCCGGGGACGACGGAATCTGTGGGCTCCGGCGGCACGTAGACCGGAACCTTTGGGACCTCCGGATCCAGCGGAGGGCGAACGGGCCGGCTCGTGGCCTGGGGAGCGTCCGGCGGAATGATCGCCACGCCCTGGTCGTTGGTGGGTATGGAGTAGATCCGGGCCGGACGGAGGGGATCCCACAAAGGCTGACGCTCTCCGCTGTCGGGATAGGCTACGATTCGTGACAGGGGAGGAAGCGCGGGATCCAGCTCCAGGGCCTTCGTATAGAAAAACTGCGCCTGCTGAAACTCTCCCACGCGCTCATGAACAACGCCGTACCAATACCAGGCCCAGGGGTTGCGGCGCTCTTCCTGAACCGCTTTCTGGAGCCAGGGCCGGGCCTGGGTGTAACGCTCCTGCTCCAAAAGAGCGATGCCCCGCTCCAAAGACGTCTGCTGCCGGACATGGGGTTTGGCGACGGGGCTTCGGGCGGCCTTATTTTTTATCTTCGTCGGTTTTTTGACCGGGCGCTTAATCGGCGCCCTGCGAACGGACCGGCTGTCCGCAGGAGGAACCGGAGCGTCCGCGGAAACGTTGCCGTTTGCGCCGGCTTCCTCCGTAAAGGCGAACGCCGCACAGAAAAACATGACCCAAAAACAAATCCATTTGCGTTTACCGTTCCATTTCATTCCTGCACGCTCCATACCCGTCTCGAATTCTCCATGAGTCCGGCCCTTCATCTCATTCAGTTCTCATCAGTTGAGGGGACCGGTCGTTTTGACGACGATGTCCTTCAACTGGATGGGTTCCTTTTTGTTGTCCCTGACGACGCGAACCACGGCGTTCTTTTCCTGCAGGGAAATCACCCTGACCCTTCCCACCGTTCGGGGCATCACGACCACCGGATTTTCGGGATCGACGGTGACATAGGTGTCACTGCGCACCACGTCCAGAAGATCTCCCACGCGGATCGCGTCGCCGCGCCCCAGAGAGATGATATATTCCCTTTTCCTGCGGGTGGAGTCGGCCGTGGGGGAAATGATGCGTCCCACCGTGGAAAAACCCGGAGAGAAGCTGTCCGTGCCGTTCTCCGCCGCATCCGGCTCGTTGCGCCGAATGGCGTTGGAAACCTGTCCCATAGCCTGATGATAACCGTCCGCGATGGCGTTTTTGACGGCCTGCCAGTAGGGGGTGGGAGAAAACTGCTCCCAGGTGAGGTGGCTCATCTTCTGCCCCCTGTCGGGAACTTTCGTCAGTCCAAGAGCGTCAAAACCGTCCCGTACCGGAATGGGAAGGTTCACGATCAGGGCGTCGATCCAGAACAGCCCGCCGTCTCCGGGGTTGAAGGTATAGCGTTTGGAGCTTCCCGAAGCGACCCGGGTCGCGAACTGTTCTCCGTTGACCGAGTCGAAGATCCGGAACCGCAGAGCGACCCTTCCCGATTCGAAGGACCCGGAAATCTCCCGCTCTTTCATGCTGGCGTCGTAAAGCTCCATCTGCAGCGCCATATCCTCGTCCCGGTAAGGCTGGTTCAGCCAGCGATTCATCCCGTTTTCATCGAGAACCGTGACGTCGATCAGCGGTGAGGCGTAAAACAGCGAGGCCAGATATTCCGTCATTTTCTGTTCGAGAATACTGTAAGGATAATATTTGCTTTGCCAGACCTCCAGACTCGAATGATTCTCCGTGGGAAAAAGCGCTACGGAAAGTCGGCGGGGTTCCTCCGCCGGCGCCGGAGACACGCCCGCTCCGAAAATCATCCACAACAGCCCCACACACGCAATACAACCCTTTTTTCCCCAGTTCACCCGGCGTCACTCCCAAACTTCCGCTCTTCTGTCCGAAACATTGAACTTCGGGCATCTTCTCGAAACGCGATCTCAAATACACCGCTTCTTTTTTATCGGCAGACGGCATCAGTAACCTTGAGGAAATACGAATCCATTTGGTATCATTCTTCGCCGTTACCCGGAAATTTTAACAGGTATTTCGCGCCGAAAAAGGGGGAATTCTCGTGATTTCTGCAGGAAAAGCCCCGGAGATTCTTGACAATAATTCTTATGTGGTAATAATAGAGAGGTCCTTAACGGACAGACAGGAGGGGTTTATCCAATGGAAAAACTTGATATTTACAAATGTGAACTTTGCGGCAACATGGTGGAAGTCCTTCACGTGGGGGGCGGCCCCCTGGCGTGCTGCGGGCAGCCGATGAAAAAACTCACGGAAAATGTCGCTGACGCCGCTCAGGAGAAGCACGTTCCCGTATTTGACGGAGACAGGGTGAAGGTTGGGAACGTGGCGCATCCCATGCAGGCCGATCATTTTATCGAGTGGATAGAGGTTATCGGCGACGGTGAGGTATACCGCCGTTTTCTTTCGCCGGAGGCGGCTCCGGAAGCCGTTTTCGACAAACCGTCGGGAAATGTTTATGCCAGGGAATACTGCAATAAGCATGGTCTTTGGAAAGGAGTGAAGTAGTTCCATGTCAGCAATAAGTCCGAAAATGGCGGCCAGCATTAATGACCAGATCAAAGCCGAACTGGAATCGTCCTATCTTTACCTCGCCATGTCGACGTATCTGGAGGATCAGAACCTGAAGGGAATGGCCCACTGGCTGCGCACGCAGGCCAAAGAAGAACTGGGGCACGTGGAGAAACTGATGCACTATCTCTCCGAACGCGGAGTGCGAGTCCTGCTGGATGCGCTGGCGAAACCCAAAGCGGAGTTCGACGGGCCTCTGGGCGTATTCAGGGCCGTTCTCGCTCACGAGCGGGCCGTGACCGAGCGTTTATCCAAAATGATGGACCTGGCCATTGAGGAGAAGGACCACATGACCGCCGCAACTCTGCGCTGGTTCATCGAAGAGCAGATCGAGGAGGAATCCAGCCCGGAAGACATCGTGAAAAAACTGGAATTTGTTGGCACTTCCAACACGAGCGTCTATCTTCTGGACAAGGAACTGGCTCAGCGCTGACGATGCACTGGAGAAGGGGAGCAGTCCCTGGGGTTGTTTCCTTTCTCCAGGGGAATTCCGGGGGGCAGTGGACCGCCGATTTTGCGGAGCGACAGCCGTGAAACGACGCAGGCTCCGTCCTTGGGTTCCGGTCGGTTTTTTCCGAGATCTTCTGTATGAATGACGTTCAGCTGAAAGCTCTGCTGGATGGACTTTATTTCGTCTACAACCGGCGGGAACTGGTACGGCCTGACCCTCTCGTTTTTCTCTACGATTACGAGAATCTTCGGGACAGGGAAATTGTTGGGCTGATTGCGTCCAGCCTGGCTTATGGTCGTGTTGCCCAGATTCTGAAGAGCGTACAAACCATCCTGACGCTCATGGGAAGCCATCCCCGGCGTTTTTTGGAGCGTCGCGCCTCCAGCCTGAAAAATCTTTTGGGGGACTTCCGCCATCGTTTCACCAGGGGGGAACAGGTGGCCGCCCTTCTGGAGCGGACGGCGGAGGTTCTGCGGAGCCAGGGCTCTCTCGAAGCGTTTATGGGGGACTGCGTTCAAAAGGGCGGCGGCCTTCTGGAGGGGCTGAACCTTTTTTCCCGGACGCTGGAGCCGAAACGCCCCGGCTTTTCGCTTCTGACCGCGCCGGAGGACGGAAGCGCCTGTAAGCGTCTGCTGCTTTGGC is a window of Synergistaceae bacterium DNA encoding:
- a CDS encoding tetratricopeptide repeat protein, with protein sequence MERAGMKWNGKRKWICFWVMFFCAAFAFTEEAGANGNVSADAPVPPADSRSVRRAPIKRPVKKPTKIKNKAARSPVAKPHVRQQTSLERGIALLEQERYTQARPWLQKAVQEERRNPWAWYWYGVVHERVGEFQQAQFFYTKALELDPALPPLSRIVAYPDSGERQPLWDPLRPARIYSIPTNDQGVAIIPPDAPQATSRPVRPPLDPEVPKVPVYVPPEPTDSVVPGDAIQPPVYVPPPPPEEIASEDKSVMDEPNP
- a CDS encoding desulfoferrodoxin, which translates into the protein MEKLDIYKCELCGNMVEVLHVGGGPLACCGQPMKKLTENVADAAQEKHVPVFDGDRVKVGNVAHPMQADHFIEWIEVIGDGEVYRRFLSPEAAPEAVFDKPSGNVYAREYCNKHGLWKGVK
- a CDS encoding ferritin; its protein translation is MSAISPKMAASINDQIKAELESSYLYLAMSTYLEDQNLKGMAHWLRTQAKEELGHVEKLMHYLSERGVRVLLDALAKPKAEFDGPLGVFRAVLAHERAVTERLSKMMDLAIEEKDHMTAATLRWFIEEQIEEESSPEDIVKKLEFVGTSNTSVYLLDKELAQR
- a CDS encoding TIGR02757 family protein; translated protein: MNDVQLKALLDGLYFVYNRRELVRPDPLVFLYDYENLRDREIVGLIASSLAYGRVAQILKSVQTILTLMGSHPRRFLERRASSLKNLLGDFRHRFTRGEQVAALLERTAEVLRSQGSLEAFMGDCVQKGGGLLEGLNLFSRTLEPKRPGFSLLTAPEDGSACKRLLLWLKWMVRRDEVDPGGWTVLSPRDLLMPTDTHIHRIALRFGLTNRRQADLRTVLEITRGFAALYPQDPTRCDFVLSRFGIRSGLSIDDLPLPSD